One window of Desulfovibrio sp. genomic DNA carries:
- a CDS encoding DUF116 domain-containing protein produces MIRKSPFSLPPEQYGGARKRVFIGLMLASCLLLCVVVAFFLVFPWVGFFSTQAWLPSLSIAVGMAIIIASLWLCVLLIFHIYTGKSIPGVDSVRHVTVRLFFPLMELLAKLVGIDRGRVRRSFIKVNNELVLASGCTVEPGKLLLLLPHCVQQALCSHRLVHDPDNCQRCGKCPVGDLLDLRDKYSVRLAIATGGTIARRIVVQTRPRCIIAVACERDLTSGIQDSYPLPVFGVLNQRPHGPCVDTLVPMNALEDAVRIFLGLKPRVPYGRA; encoded by the coding sequence ATGATTCGCAAATCACCATTTTCTCTGCCTCCCGAGCAGTATGGCGGAGCGCGCAAGCGTGTTTTTATAGGGCTGATGCTTGCATCGTGTCTGTTGCTATGCGTTGTTGTCGCCTTTTTCCTTGTATTCCCTTGGGTAGGTTTTTTTTCGACGCAGGCGTGGCTGCCGTCGCTCAGCATAGCCGTAGGGATGGCAATAATCATTGCATCGTTGTGGCTGTGTGTTCTGCTGATTTTTCACATTTATACCGGTAAATCAATTCCAGGTGTAGACAGTGTGCGGCATGTCACAGTTCGTCTTTTTTTCCCTTTGATGGAGTTGCTTGCAAAACTTGTAGGCATAGACAGGGGTAGAGTGCGTCGCAGCTTCATAAAGGTAAATAACGAGCTTGTGCTTGCGAGTGGCTGCACAGTCGAGCCCGGCAAGCTGTTGCTGCTTTTGCCGCATTGCGTGCAGCAGGCACTGTGCTCGCACCGCCTTGTACACGACCCGGACAACTGCCAGCGTTGCGGTAAATGTCCTGTGGGAGATCTGCTTGATCTGCGCGACAAATACAGCGTACGTCTTGCCATTGCCACGGGTGGGACCATCGCGCGTCGCATTGTTGTGCAGACCAGACCTCGGTGCATTATAGCCGTAGCCTGTGAGCGTGATCTTACCTCTGGCATACAGGACAGTTATCCCTTACCGGTTTTTGGCGTGCTAAACCAGCGTCCGCATGGCCCCTGTGTGGATACCCTGGTTCCCATGAACGCTCTGGAAGACGCAGTACGCATCTTTCTGGGTTTGAAGCCCCGTGTTCCATATGGCAGGGCATAG
- the fmt gene encoding methionyl-tRNA formyltransferase: MAQTQKCRIVFMGTPEFAAASLKRLAAWPRGEIVAVYTQPDRPAGRGHKLAESPVKKLALELGLPVLQPASLKGAEAQAKLAALKPDFLAVAAYGLILPDAVLAMPRLDSINVHASLLPGLRGAAPIQRAVIDGWQPDARAGISIMRIVSKLDAGPVFATDGLAIGEHTAGSLHDALAGIGAELLVRVFDDILDGKGMAVEQDDALATYAPKISKEDGFIDWALPAAQVHARVRGVTPWPGARTVFETTGADAAQRPHLSLILAPGRVGERTAGETPGSVHVGPDGLSIACADRWYVLSTVRPQGKKDMSARDLLNGILRGLPNGVCGLARIPAAGE; this comes from the coding sequence ATGGCTCAAACGCAAAAGTGCCGTATAGTATTCATGGGAACGCCCGAGTTTGCCGCCGCCAGCCTGAAAAGGCTGGCGGCTTGGCCTCGTGGCGAAATTGTTGCCGTGTACACCCAGCCCGACCGACCGGCTGGTCGTGGTCACAAGCTCGCAGAATCACCGGTTAAAAAACTGGCTCTTGAGCTAGGCCTTCCTGTTTTGCAGCCTGCCAGCCTCAAGGGTGCAGAAGCCCAGGCCAAGCTGGCCGCGCTGAAGCCAGATTTTCTGGCTGTTGCGGCTTATGGACTTATCTTGCCCGACGCCGTTCTTGCCATGCCCCGTCTTGATTCCATCAATGTGCATGCCTCGTTGCTGCCTGGCCTGCGTGGTGCTGCGCCCATACAGCGGGCAGTGATAGATGGCTGGCAGCCTGACGCTCGCGCGGGTATTTCCATCATGCGCATAGTCAGCAAGCTTGATGCTGGCCCTGTATTTGCGACAGACGGTCTCGCCATCGGCGAACACACGGCAGGCTCCCTGCACGACGCCCTTGCGGGTATTGGCGCAGAGCTGCTTGTGCGTGTTTTCGACGATATACTGGACGGTAAGGGCATGGCTGTTGAGCAGGACGACGCCCTCGCTACCTATGCCCCTAAAATTTCAAAGGAAGACGGCTTCATAGACTGGGCCCTGCCTGCCGCGCAGGTACATGCCCGTGTCCGGGGCGTTACCCCATGGCCGGGAGCGCGAACAGTTTTTGAAACAACTGGCGCTGACGCTGCCCAGAGGCCGCACCTTTCGCTTATTCTTGCTCCCGGCAGGGTCGGCGAGCGCACAGCTGGTGAAACTCCAGGTTCTGTGCATGTCGGGCCAGACGGGCTCAGCATTGCCTGCGCCGATCGCTGGTACGTTCTTTCTACGGTTCGCCCCCAGGGAAAAAAGGACATGTCGGCCCGCGATCTGCTCAACGGAATTCTACGCGGCCTGCCCAATGGGGTTTGCGGTCTTGCCCGGATACCCGCAGCAGGTGAGTGA
- the def gene encoding peptide deformylase gives MILDIVAYPDPRLKEVCKPITEVTDEIRQLAADMIETMYAAPGVGLAAPQVGRNIRMLVMDPAMKDEEKQPRVLINPELTLSGEEVISEQEGCLSVPMNYRADVHRMSNVHLRAMDLDGNIIEEDLEDFPAIIIQHEYDHLDGILFIDKISRLRRTLYDSKVKKWLKRKSAV, from the coding sequence ATGATTCTTGATATTGTCGCCTATCCTGATCCCAGACTTAAGGAAGTGTGCAAGCCCATAACCGAGGTGACGGATGAAATCCGCCAGCTCGCGGCTGACATGATTGAAACCATGTATGCCGCCCCCGGTGTGGGGCTTGCTGCGCCACAGGTTGGCCGCAACATCCGGATGCTGGTGATGGATCCAGCCATGAAGGATGAGGAAAAACAACCCCGGGTGCTCATCAATCCCGAGCTGACACTTTCCGGTGAGGAAGTGATCAGCGAGCAGGAGGGCTGCCTTTCCGTACCCATGAACTACCGTGCGGACGTACACCGCATGAGCAATGTTCACCTGCGCGCCATGGATCTGGACGGTAATATCATAGAAGAAGATCTTGAAGATTTTCCCGCCATCATCATTCAGCATGAATACGATCATCTCGATGGCATACTGTTTATCGACAAGATAAGCAGGCTGCGCCGCACCCTGTACGACAGCAAGGTGAAAAAATGGCTCAAACGCAAAAGTGCCGTATAG